Proteins from a genomic interval of Quercus lobata isolate SW786 chromosome 11, ValleyOak3.0 Primary Assembly, whole genome shotgun sequence:
- the LOC115968061 gene encoding acetylserotonin O-methyltransferase-like has translation MEKKQREEKWNEEEQAEVDIWKYILGFTEMAVVRCAIELGIPDAIESHGSPMTLSELSSTLKCAPSPLYRIMRFLMHRGIFKGTLNSQCSPGYAQTPLSRRLMKHGEHSMAALILLESSPVLLTPWLSLSARVLDDDTSSFEVAHGEDIWSYSAANPAHGQLINEAMACDARVLVPAMIHGCPEVFDGLGSLVDVGGGNGTTLKVLVKAFPWLRGINFDQPHVVSLAGVISGVENVGGDMFESVPKADAAFLKWILHDWGDNECIQILKKCREAVLENKGKVIIVDAVIEEAEIDKLTDVRLALDMAMMAHTNKGKERTLKEWGFVLGEAGFSRYTVKTIPAVQSVIEAFP, from the exons atggaaaaaaaacaaagggaggAAAAATGGAACGAGGAAGAACAAGCAGAAGTGGATATCTGGAAATACATACTTGGGTTCACAGAAATGGCTGTAGTCAGGTGTGCCATTGAGCTTGGGATACCTGATGCCATTGAAAGCCATGGAAGTCCCATGACACTCTCTGAGTTGTCATCAACTCTAAAATGTGCCCCTTCACCTCTCTACCGCATTATGAGGTTCCTAATGCACCGGGGAATATTCAAAGGGACACTCAATAGCCAATGCTCCCCAGGCTATGCACAAACACCTCTATCTCGTCGTTTGATGAAACATGGAGAACATAGCATGGCTGCTTTGATTCTGCTAGAGAGTAGCCCAGTGTTGTTGACACCATGGCTTAGTCTAAGTGCACGTGTTCTAGACGATGATACTTCATCATTTGAGGTGGCACATGGTGAAGATATATGGAGCTATTCAGCTGCAAATCCTGCTCACGGCCAACTTATCAATGAAGCAATGGCTTGTGATGCCAGGGTGTTGGTGCCTGCAATGATTCACGGCTGCCCTGAGGTGTTTGATGGGCTTGGCAGTTTGGTCGATGTGGGTGGTGGCAATGGAACAACTTTGAAGGTGTTGGTTAAGGCATTTCCATGGCTTCGAGGCATCAACTTTGATCAACCTCATGTTGTATCTCTTGCAGGAGTGATCAGCGGAGTCGAAAATGTTGGGGGTGACATGTTTGAAAGTGTTCCAAAGGCTGATGCTGCTTTCCTGAAG TGGATTCTGCATGACTGGGGAGACAATGAGTGCATCCAAATCCTTAAAAAATGCAGAGAAGCTGTTCTGGAGAACAAAGGAAAGGTAATAATTGTTGATGCTGTGATTGAAGAAGCAGAAATAGATAAGCTAACCGATGTGAGGCTAGCACTAGACATGGCGATGATGGCTCATACCAATAAGGGCAAAGAGAGGACATTGAAAGAATGGGGATTTGTTCTTGGGGAGGCTGGATTTAGTAGATACACTGTGAAAACCATTCCTGCTGTGCAATCAGTGATTGAGGCATTtccataa